One window from the genome of Vanessa tameamea isolate UH-Manoa-2023 chromosome 13, ilVanTame1 primary haplotype, whole genome shotgun sequence encodes:
- the LOC113391478 gene encoding histone deacetylase 7 isoform X4 → MYVINLEMAHESASGAEGSPHHTPSPPHVPRLPADTSFHHQIMQNQSPRKKDLHIAERAKQTLENNFLLQLKKQQQLQQEILLQHFQQQQQQLAEQHEQQIRHHVKLWEQQKAMEEAALREAREAREAREARERHERDRVELLRKKDKHEHSANASTQVKQKLQEFLKKKQAAANANGTIPPSSPYRNWGIVKSSSGESITSTGATATAHPYRLAAPLPLTLNAAPPQPSPADFPLRKTASEPNMLKVRLKARVIERRASPLARRPLKTRIKHRNCEGSSPRGSPPGAVAAPIREEEEGSRAPELLFSSPSLPNISLGRPHALAAPRHAPAPPVTVALPPVSEAEAYCGAAALGARLSKRPLGRTHSAPLPLGDPALQPPSAHHYLRDQIRKTVLTRAHDAATAQLREEEGEVIDLTARRAAPESSSSAGPGAEPPGAAPLARALSSPLVGARAPATGLAYDALMLKHGCACGAHAPTHPEHGGRLQSVWARLYETGLAARTERTRARKATLEELQAVHTEAHVAAWAGRAGAAGGKAGAVPLVRLACGGLGVDADTAFSDTHTPPAARLAAGALLDLAVRTARNELRNGFAIVRPPGHHAEPNQAMGFCFFNNVAIAARILHTRLGLQRILIVDWDVHHGNGTQQIFYEDPHVLYISLHRHDDGNFFPGTGSASECGAGAGLGYTVNIAWPGHPPLADAEYLAAFRSIVMPIAKEYDPEIVLVSCGFDAAGGHPAPMGGYNVSAACFAHMTRDLMSLANGKVVLSLEGGYDLAAMCDCAQECVRALLGDRLAAPPLSELARTPAPHAQRALRAAAAAQAPHWPQVKRYGALAGASALEAGAARAGRLQSERDAADTAAAMATLSVHPPLPPQTRPLALSRSGSSRSVSEEPMEQDEGK, encoded by the exons TTGAAGAAACAGCAACAGCTCCAGCAGGAGATCTTGTTGCAGCATTTCcagcaacaacaacaacagttAGCCGAGCAACACGAACAGCAAATCAGGCACCATGTAAAG TTATGGGAGCAACAGAAAGCAATGGAGGAGGCGGCGCTGCGGGAGGCGCGCGAGGCCCGCGAGGCGAGAGAGGCGCGCGAGCGGCACGAGCGCGACCGCGTCGAGCTGCTGCGGAAGAAGGATAAGCACGAGCACAGTGCCAACGCTTCCACTCAAGTCAAACAGAAGCTGCAG GAGTTTCTAAAGAAAAAACAGGCCGCAGCAAATGCCAATGGAACAATACCTCCATCTTCACCGTATAGGAATTG GGGTATCGTAAAATCGTCATCGGGAGAATCAATAACTTCCACGGGGGCTACCGCCACCGCTCACCCTTACAGACTCGCGGCGCCCTTGCCCCTGACGCTCAACGCTGCTCCCCCTCAACCCTCGCCCGCAGACTTTCCACTGAGGAAAACCG CGTCGGAGCCCAACATGCTGAAGGTGCGGCTCAAGGCGCGCGTCATAGAGCGCCGCGCCTCGCCGCTCGCGCGCCGCCCGCTCAAGACGCGCATCAAGCACCGCA ATTGCGAGGGCTCGTCCCCCCGCGGCTCCCCGCCGGGCGCGGTGGCGGCTCCCATCCGCGAGGAGGAGGAGGGCTCGCGCGCACCCGAGCTCCTGTTCTCGTCGCCCTCGCTCCCCAACATCTCGCTGGGCCGCCCGCACGCCCTCGCTGCGCCGCGAcacgcgcccgcgccgcccgtcACCGTGGCGCTCCCGCCCGTCTCCGAGGCGGAGGCCTACTGCGGCGCGGCCGCTCTGGGCGCCCGGCTCAGCAAGCGCCCGCTCGGCCGCACGCACTCGGCGCCGCTGCCGCTCGGCGATCCCGCCCTGCAGCCGCCCTCGGCGCACCACTACCTACGCGACCAGATTCGCAAGACC GTGCTGACGCGCGCGCACGACGCCGCGACGGCGCAGCTGCGCGAGGAGGAGGGAGAAGTGATCGATCTGACGGCTCGACGAGCCGCCCCCGAGAGCTCGTCGAGCGCGGGGCCGGGCGCGGAGCCCCCGGGCGCCGCGCCGCTGGCCCGCGCGCTCAGCTCGCCGCTGGTCGGCGCGCGCGCGCCCGCCACGGGCCTCGCCTACGACGCGCTCATGCTCAAACATGG GTGCGCGTGCGGCGCCCACGCGCCCACGCACCCCGAGCACGGCGGGCGGCTGCAGTCGGTGTGGGCGCGCCTGTACGAGACGGGGCTGGCGGCGCGCACGGAGCGCACGCGCGCGCGCAAGGCCACGCTGGAGGAGCTGCAGGCCGTGCACACGGAGGCGCACGTGGCGGCGTGGGCGGggcgcgcgggcgcggcgggcggcaaGGCGGGCGCCGTGCCGCTCGTGCGCCTGGCGTGCGGCGGGCTGGGCGTGGACGCCGACACGGCCTTCAGCGACACGCAcacgccgcccgccgcgcgcctGGCGGCCGGCGCGCTGCTGGACCTGGCCGTGCGCACGGCGCGCAACGAGCTGCGCAACGG TTTCGCGATAGTGCGGCCGCCGGGCCACCACGCGGAGCCGAACCAGGCGATGGGTTTCTGCTTCTTCAACAACGTGGCCATCGCCGCGCGCATCCTCCACACGCGCCTCGGCCTGCAGAGGATACTCATCGTGGACTGG GACGTGCACCACGGTAACGGCACGCAGCAGATATTCTACGAGGACCCGCACGTGCTGTATATCAGCCTGCATCGCCACGACGACGGCAACTTCTTCCCGGGCACGGGCTCCGCCAGCGAGTGCGGCGCGGGCGCCGGGCTCGGCTACACCGTCAACATCGCCTGGCCCGGACACCCGCCGCTGGCCGACGCCGAGTACCTCGCCGCCTTCCGCTCCATCGTCATGCCCATCGCCAAG GAGTACGACCCGGAAATCGTTCTGGTGTCGTGCGGGTTCGACGCCGCCGGCGGACACCCCGCGCCCATGGGCGGCTACAACGTGTCCGCCGCCTGCTTCGCGCACATGACGCGCGACCTGATGAGCCTCGCCAACGGAAAG GTGGTGCTGTCGCTGGAGGGCGGCTACGACCTGGCGGCCATGTGCGACTGCGCGCAGGAGTGCGTGCGCGCGCTGCTGGGCGACCGGCTGGCCGCGCCGCCGCTGAGCGAGCTGGCGCGCACGCCGGCGCCGCACGCGCAGCGCGCGCTGcgggccgccgccgccgcgcagGCGCCGCACTGGCCGCAGGTCAAGCGCTACGGCGCGCTGGCCGGCGCGTCGGCGCTggaggcgggcgcggcgcgcgcgggcCGCCTGCAGAGCGAGCGCGACGCCGCCGACACCGCGGCCGCCATGGCCACGCTGTCCGTGCACCCGCCGCTGCCGCCGCAGACGCGGCCGCTGGCGCTCAG CCGCTCGGGCAGCTCGCGCTCGGTGTCGGAGGAGCCGATGGAGCAGGACGAGGGCAAGTGA
- the LOC113391478 gene encoding histone deacetylase 7 isoform X2, with amino-acid sequence MSVNPTTVAATEMAHESASGAEGSPHHTPSPPHVPRLPADTSFHHQIMQNQSPRKKDLHIAERAKQTLENNFLLQLKKQQQLQQEILLQHFQQQQQQLAEQHEQQIRHHVKLWEQQKAMEEAALREAREAREAREARERHERDRVELLRKKDKHEHSANASTQVKQKLQEFLKKKQAAANANGTIPPSSPYRNWGIVKSSSGESITSTGATATAHPYRLAAPLPLTLNAAPPQPSPADFPLRKTASEPNMLKVRLKARVIERRASPLARRPLKTRIKHRNCEGSSPRGSPPGAVAAPIREEEEGSRAPELLFSSPSLPNISLGRPHALAAPRHAPAPPVTVALPPVSEAEAYCGAAALGARLSKRPLGRTHSAPLPLGDPALQPPSAHHYLRDQIRKTVLTRAHDAATAQLREEEGEVIDLTARRAAPESSSSAGPGAEPPGAAPLARALSSPLVGARAPATGLAYDALMLKHGCACGAHAPTHPEHGGRLQSVWARLYETGLAARTERTRARKATLEELQAVHTEAHVAAWAGRAGAAGGKAGAVPLVRLACGGLGVDADTAFSDTHTPPAARLAAGALLDLAVRTARNELRNGFAIVRPPGHHAEPNQAMGFCFFNNVAIAARILHTRLGLQRILIVDWDVHHGNGTQQIFYEDPHVLYISLHRHDDGNFFPGTGSASECGAGAGLGYTVNIAWPGHPPLADAEYLAAFRSIVMPIAKEYDPEIVLVSCGFDAAGGHPAPMGGYNVSAACFAHMTRDLMSLANGKVVLSLEGGYDLAAMCDCAQECVRALLGDRLAAPPLSELARTPAPHAQRALRAAAAAQAPHWPQVKRYGALAGASALEAGAARAGRLQSERDAADTAAAMATLSVHPPLPPQTRPLALSRSGSSRSVSEEPMEQDEGK; translated from the exons TTGAAGAAACAGCAACAGCTCCAGCAGGAGATCTTGTTGCAGCATTTCcagcaacaacaacaacagttAGCCGAGCAACACGAACAGCAAATCAGGCACCATGTAAAG TTATGGGAGCAACAGAAAGCAATGGAGGAGGCGGCGCTGCGGGAGGCGCGCGAGGCCCGCGAGGCGAGAGAGGCGCGCGAGCGGCACGAGCGCGACCGCGTCGAGCTGCTGCGGAAGAAGGATAAGCACGAGCACAGTGCCAACGCTTCCACTCAAGTCAAACAGAAGCTGCAG GAGTTTCTAAAGAAAAAACAGGCCGCAGCAAATGCCAATGGAACAATACCTCCATCTTCACCGTATAGGAATTG GGGTATCGTAAAATCGTCATCGGGAGAATCAATAACTTCCACGGGGGCTACCGCCACCGCTCACCCTTACAGACTCGCGGCGCCCTTGCCCCTGACGCTCAACGCTGCTCCCCCTCAACCCTCGCCCGCAGACTTTCCACTGAGGAAAACCG CGTCGGAGCCCAACATGCTGAAGGTGCGGCTCAAGGCGCGCGTCATAGAGCGCCGCGCCTCGCCGCTCGCGCGCCGCCCGCTCAAGACGCGCATCAAGCACCGCA ATTGCGAGGGCTCGTCCCCCCGCGGCTCCCCGCCGGGCGCGGTGGCGGCTCCCATCCGCGAGGAGGAGGAGGGCTCGCGCGCACCCGAGCTCCTGTTCTCGTCGCCCTCGCTCCCCAACATCTCGCTGGGCCGCCCGCACGCCCTCGCTGCGCCGCGAcacgcgcccgcgccgcccgtcACCGTGGCGCTCCCGCCCGTCTCCGAGGCGGAGGCCTACTGCGGCGCGGCCGCTCTGGGCGCCCGGCTCAGCAAGCGCCCGCTCGGCCGCACGCACTCGGCGCCGCTGCCGCTCGGCGATCCCGCCCTGCAGCCGCCCTCGGCGCACCACTACCTACGCGACCAGATTCGCAAGACC GTGCTGACGCGCGCGCACGACGCCGCGACGGCGCAGCTGCGCGAGGAGGAGGGAGAAGTGATCGATCTGACGGCTCGACGAGCCGCCCCCGAGAGCTCGTCGAGCGCGGGGCCGGGCGCGGAGCCCCCGGGCGCCGCGCCGCTGGCCCGCGCGCTCAGCTCGCCGCTGGTCGGCGCGCGCGCGCCCGCCACGGGCCTCGCCTACGACGCGCTCATGCTCAAACATGG GTGCGCGTGCGGCGCCCACGCGCCCACGCACCCCGAGCACGGCGGGCGGCTGCAGTCGGTGTGGGCGCGCCTGTACGAGACGGGGCTGGCGGCGCGCACGGAGCGCACGCGCGCGCGCAAGGCCACGCTGGAGGAGCTGCAGGCCGTGCACACGGAGGCGCACGTGGCGGCGTGGGCGGggcgcgcgggcgcggcgggcggcaaGGCGGGCGCCGTGCCGCTCGTGCGCCTGGCGTGCGGCGGGCTGGGCGTGGACGCCGACACGGCCTTCAGCGACACGCAcacgccgcccgccgcgcgcctGGCGGCCGGCGCGCTGCTGGACCTGGCCGTGCGCACGGCGCGCAACGAGCTGCGCAACGG TTTCGCGATAGTGCGGCCGCCGGGCCACCACGCGGAGCCGAACCAGGCGATGGGTTTCTGCTTCTTCAACAACGTGGCCATCGCCGCGCGCATCCTCCACACGCGCCTCGGCCTGCAGAGGATACTCATCGTGGACTGG GACGTGCACCACGGTAACGGCACGCAGCAGATATTCTACGAGGACCCGCACGTGCTGTATATCAGCCTGCATCGCCACGACGACGGCAACTTCTTCCCGGGCACGGGCTCCGCCAGCGAGTGCGGCGCGGGCGCCGGGCTCGGCTACACCGTCAACATCGCCTGGCCCGGACACCCGCCGCTGGCCGACGCCGAGTACCTCGCCGCCTTCCGCTCCATCGTCATGCCCATCGCCAAG GAGTACGACCCGGAAATCGTTCTGGTGTCGTGCGGGTTCGACGCCGCCGGCGGACACCCCGCGCCCATGGGCGGCTACAACGTGTCCGCCGCCTGCTTCGCGCACATGACGCGCGACCTGATGAGCCTCGCCAACGGAAAG GTGGTGCTGTCGCTGGAGGGCGGCTACGACCTGGCGGCCATGTGCGACTGCGCGCAGGAGTGCGTGCGCGCGCTGCTGGGCGACCGGCTGGCCGCGCCGCCGCTGAGCGAGCTGGCGCGCACGCCGGCGCCGCACGCGCAGCGCGCGCTGcgggccgccgccgccgcgcagGCGCCGCACTGGCCGCAGGTCAAGCGCTACGGCGCGCTGGCCGGCGCGTCGGCGCTggaggcgggcgcggcgcgcgcgggcCGCCTGCAGAGCGAGCGCGACGCCGCCGACACCGCGGCCGCCATGGCCACGCTGTCCGTGCACCCGCCGCTGCCGCCGCAGACGCGGCCGCTGGCGCTCAG CCGCTCGGGCAGCTCGCGCTCGGTGTCGGAGGAGCCGATGGAGCAGGACGAGGGCAAGTGA
- the LOC113391478 gene encoding histone deacetylase 7 isoform X5 — protein sequence MDDDPEQPSSLEEMAHESASGAEGSPHHTPSPPHVPRLPADTSFHHQIMQLKKQQQLQQEILLQHFQQQQQQLAEQHEQQIRHHVKLWEQQKAMEEAALREAREAREAREARERHERDRVELLRKKDKHEHSANASTQVKQKLQEFLKKKQAAANANGTIPPSSPYRNWGIVKSSSGESITSTGATATAHPYRLAAPLPLTLNAAPPQPSPADFPLRKTASEPNMLKVRLKARVIERRASPLARRPLKTRIKHRNCEGSSPRGSPPGAVAAPIREEEEGSRAPELLFSSPSLPNISLGRPHALAAPRHAPAPPVTVALPPVSEAEAYCGAAALGARLSKRPLGRTHSAPLPLGDPALQPPSAHHYLRDQIRKTVLTRAHDAATAQLREEEGEVIDLTARRAAPESSSSAGPGAEPPGAAPLARALSSPLVGARAPATGLAYDALMLKHGCACGAHAPTHPEHGGRLQSVWARLYETGLAARTERTRARKATLEELQAVHTEAHVAAWAGRAGAAGGKAGAVPLVRLACGGLGVDADTAFSDTHTPPAARLAAGALLDLAVRTARNELRNGFAIVRPPGHHAEPNQAMGFCFFNNVAIAARILHTRLGLQRILIVDWDVHHGNGTQQIFYEDPHVLYISLHRHDDGNFFPGTGSASECGAGAGLGYTVNIAWPGHPPLADAEYLAAFRSIVMPIAKEYDPEIVLVSCGFDAAGGHPAPMGGYNVSAACFAHMTRDLMSLANGKVVLSLEGGYDLAAMCDCAQECVRALLGDRLAAPPLSELARTPAPHAQRALRAAAAAQAPHWPQVKRYGALAGASALEAGAARAGRLQSERDAADTAAAMATLSVHPPLPPQTRPLALSRSGSSRSVSEEPMEQDEGK from the exons TTGAAGAAACAGCAACAGCTCCAGCAGGAGATCTTGTTGCAGCATTTCcagcaacaacaacaacagttAGCCGAGCAACACGAACAGCAAATCAGGCACCATGTAAAG TTATGGGAGCAACAGAAAGCAATGGAGGAGGCGGCGCTGCGGGAGGCGCGCGAGGCCCGCGAGGCGAGAGAGGCGCGCGAGCGGCACGAGCGCGACCGCGTCGAGCTGCTGCGGAAGAAGGATAAGCACGAGCACAGTGCCAACGCTTCCACTCAAGTCAAACAGAAGCTGCAG GAGTTTCTAAAGAAAAAACAGGCCGCAGCAAATGCCAATGGAACAATACCTCCATCTTCACCGTATAGGAATTG GGGTATCGTAAAATCGTCATCGGGAGAATCAATAACTTCCACGGGGGCTACCGCCACCGCTCACCCTTACAGACTCGCGGCGCCCTTGCCCCTGACGCTCAACGCTGCTCCCCCTCAACCCTCGCCCGCAGACTTTCCACTGAGGAAAACCG CGTCGGAGCCCAACATGCTGAAGGTGCGGCTCAAGGCGCGCGTCATAGAGCGCCGCGCCTCGCCGCTCGCGCGCCGCCCGCTCAAGACGCGCATCAAGCACCGCA ATTGCGAGGGCTCGTCCCCCCGCGGCTCCCCGCCGGGCGCGGTGGCGGCTCCCATCCGCGAGGAGGAGGAGGGCTCGCGCGCACCCGAGCTCCTGTTCTCGTCGCCCTCGCTCCCCAACATCTCGCTGGGCCGCCCGCACGCCCTCGCTGCGCCGCGAcacgcgcccgcgccgcccgtcACCGTGGCGCTCCCGCCCGTCTCCGAGGCGGAGGCCTACTGCGGCGCGGCCGCTCTGGGCGCCCGGCTCAGCAAGCGCCCGCTCGGCCGCACGCACTCGGCGCCGCTGCCGCTCGGCGATCCCGCCCTGCAGCCGCCCTCGGCGCACCACTACCTACGCGACCAGATTCGCAAGACC GTGCTGACGCGCGCGCACGACGCCGCGACGGCGCAGCTGCGCGAGGAGGAGGGAGAAGTGATCGATCTGACGGCTCGACGAGCCGCCCCCGAGAGCTCGTCGAGCGCGGGGCCGGGCGCGGAGCCCCCGGGCGCCGCGCCGCTGGCCCGCGCGCTCAGCTCGCCGCTGGTCGGCGCGCGCGCGCCCGCCACGGGCCTCGCCTACGACGCGCTCATGCTCAAACATGG GTGCGCGTGCGGCGCCCACGCGCCCACGCACCCCGAGCACGGCGGGCGGCTGCAGTCGGTGTGGGCGCGCCTGTACGAGACGGGGCTGGCGGCGCGCACGGAGCGCACGCGCGCGCGCAAGGCCACGCTGGAGGAGCTGCAGGCCGTGCACACGGAGGCGCACGTGGCGGCGTGGGCGGggcgcgcgggcgcggcgggcggcaaGGCGGGCGCCGTGCCGCTCGTGCGCCTGGCGTGCGGCGGGCTGGGCGTGGACGCCGACACGGCCTTCAGCGACACGCAcacgccgcccgccgcgcgcctGGCGGCCGGCGCGCTGCTGGACCTGGCCGTGCGCACGGCGCGCAACGAGCTGCGCAACGG TTTCGCGATAGTGCGGCCGCCGGGCCACCACGCGGAGCCGAACCAGGCGATGGGTTTCTGCTTCTTCAACAACGTGGCCATCGCCGCGCGCATCCTCCACACGCGCCTCGGCCTGCAGAGGATACTCATCGTGGACTGG GACGTGCACCACGGTAACGGCACGCAGCAGATATTCTACGAGGACCCGCACGTGCTGTATATCAGCCTGCATCGCCACGACGACGGCAACTTCTTCCCGGGCACGGGCTCCGCCAGCGAGTGCGGCGCGGGCGCCGGGCTCGGCTACACCGTCAACATCGCCTGGCCCGGACACCCGCCGCTGGCCGACGCCGAGTACCTCGCCGCCTTCCGCTCCATCGTCATGCCCATCGCCAAG GAGTACGACCCGGAAATCGTTCTGGTGTCGTGCGGGTTCGACGCCGCCGGCGGACACCCCGCGCCCATGGGCGGCTACAACGTGTCCGCCGCCTGCTTCGCGCACATGACGCGCGACCTGATGAGCCTCGCCAACGGAAAG GTGGTGCTGTCGCTGGAGGGCGGCTACGACCTGGCGGCCATGTGCGACTGCGCGCAGGAGTGCGTGCGCGCGCTGCTGGGCGACCGGCTGGCCGCGCCGCCGCTGAGCGAGCTGGCGCGCACGCCGGCGCCGCACGCGCAGCGCGCGCTGcgggccgccgccgccgcgcagGCGCCGCACTGGCCGCAGGTCAAGCGCTACGGCGCGCTGGCCGGCGCGTCGGCGCTggaggcgggcgcggcgcgcgcgggcCGCCTGCAGAGCGAGCGCGACGCCGCCGACACCGCGGCCGCCATGGCCACGCTGTCCGTGCACCCGCCGCTGCCGCCGCAGACGCGGCCGCTGGCGCTCAG CCGCTCGGGCAGCTCGCGCTCGGTGTCGGAGGAGCCGATGGAGCAGGACGAGGGCAAGTGA
- the LOC113391478 gene encoding histone deacetylase 7 isoform X8 gives MYVINLEMAHESASGAEGSPHHTPSPPHVPRLPADTSFHHQIMQLKKQQQLQQEILLQHFQQQQQQLAEQHEQQIRHHVKLWEQQKAMEEAALREAREAREAREARERHERDRVELLRKKDKHEHSANASTQVKQKLQEFLKKKQAAANANGTIPPSSPYRNWGIVKSSSGESITSTGATATAHPYRLAAPLPLTLNAAPPQPSPADFPLRKTASEPNMLKVRLKARVIERRASPLARRPLKTRIKHRNCEGSSPRGSPPGAVAAPIREEEEGSRAPELLFSSPSLPNISLGRPHALAAPRHAPAPPVTVALPPVSEAEAYCGAAALGARLSKRPLGRTHSAPLPLGDPALQPPSAHHYLRDQIRKTVLTRAHDAATAQLREEEGEVIDLTARRAAPESSSSAGPGAEPPGAAPLARALSSPLVGARAPATGLAYDALMLKHGCACGAHAPTHPEHGGRLQSVWARLYETGLAARTERTRARKATLEELQAVHTEAHVAAWAGRAGAAGGKAGAVPLVRLACGGLGVDADTAFSDTHTPPAARLAAGALLDLAVRTARNELRNGFAIVRPPGHHAEPNQAMGFCFFNNVAIAARILHTRLGLQRILIVDWDVHHGNGTQQIFYEDPHVLYISLHRHDDGNFFPGTGSASECGAGAGLGYTVNIAWPGHPPLADAEYLAAFRSIVMPIAKEYDPEIVLVSCGFDAAGGHPAPMGGYNVSAACFAHMTRDLMSLANGKVVLSLEGGYDLAAMCDCAQECVRALLGDRLAAPPLSELARTPAPHAQRALRAAAAAQAPHWPQVKRYGALAGASALEAGAARAGRLQSERDAADTAAAMATLSVHPPLPPQTRPLALSRSGSSRSVSEEPMEQDEGK, from the exons TTGAAGAAACAGCAACAGCTCCAGCAGGAGATCTTGTTGCAGCATTTCcagcaacaacaacaacagttAGCCGAGCAACACGAACAGCAAATCAGGCACCATGTAAAG TTATGGGAGCAACAGAAAGCAATGGAGGAGGCGGCGCTGCGGGAGGCGCGCGAGGCCCGCGAGGCGAGAGAGGCGCGCGAGCGGCACGAGCGCGACCGCGTCGAGCTGCTGCGGAAGAAGGATAAGCACGAGCACAGTGCCAACGCTTCCACTCAAGTCAAACAGAAGCTGCAG GAGTTTCTAAAGAAAAAACAGGCCGCAGCAAATGCCAATGGAACAATACCTCCATCTTCACCGTATAGGAATTG GGGTATCGTAAAATCGTCATCGGGAGAATCAATAACTTCCACGGGGGCTACCGCCACCGCTCACCCTTACAGACTCGCGGCGCCCTTGCCCCTGACGCTCAACGCTGCTCCCCCTCAACCCTCGCCCGCAGACTTTCCACTGAGGAAAACCG CGTCGGAGCCCAACATGCTGAAGGTGCGGCTCAAGGCGCGCGTCATAGAGCGCCGCGCCTCGCCGCTCGCGCGCCGCCCGCTCAAGACGCGCATCAAGCACCGCA ATTGCGAGGGCTCGTCCCCCCGCGGCTCCCCGCCGGGCGCGGTGGCGGCTCCCATCCGCGAGGAGGAGGAGGGCTCGCGCGCACCCGAGCTCCTGTTCTCGTCGCCCTCGCTCCCCAACATCTCGCTGGGCCGCCCGCACGCCCTCGCTGCGCCGCGAcacgcgcccgcgccgcccgtcACCGTGGCGCTCCCGCCCGTCTCCGAGGCGGAGGCCTACTGCGGCGCGGCCGCTCTGGGCGCCCGGCTCAGCAAGCGCCCGCTCGGCCGCACGCACTCGGCGCCGCTGCCGCTCGGCGATCCCGCCCTGCAGCCGCCCTCGGCGCACCACTACCTACGCGACCAGATTCGCAAGACC GTGCTGACGCGCGCGCACGACGCCGCGACGGCGCAGCTGCGCGAGGAGGAGGGAGAAGTGATCGATCTGACGGCTCGACGAGCCGCCCCCGAGAGCTCGTCGAGCGCGGGGCCGGGCGCGGAGCCCCCGGGCGCCGCGCCGCTGGCCCGCGCGCTCAGCTCGCCGCTGGTCGGCGCGCGCGCGCCCGCCACGGGCCTCGCCTACGACGCGCTCATGCTCAAACATGG GTGCGCGTGCGGCGCCCACGCGCCCACGCACCCCGAGCACGGCGGGCGGCTGCAGTCGGTGTGGGCGCGCCTGTACGAGACGGGGCTGGCGGCGCGCACGGAGCGCACGCGCGCGCGCAAGGCCACGCTGGAGGAGCTGCAGGCCGTGCACACGGAGGCGCACGTGGCGGCGTGGGCGGggcgcgcgggcgcggcgggcggcaaGGCGGGCGCCGTGCCGCTCGTGCGCCTGGCGTGCGGCGGGCTGGGCGTGGACGCCGACACGGCCTTCAGCGACACGCAcacgccgcccgccgcgcgcctGGCGGCCGGCGCGCTGCTGGACCTGGCCGTGCGCACGGCGCGCAACGAGCTGCGCAACGG TTTCGCGATAGTGCGGCCGCCGGGCCACCACGCGGAGCCGAACCAGGCGATGGGTTTCTGCTTCTTCAACAACGTGGCCATCGCCGCGCGCATCCTCCACACGCGCCTCGGCCTGCAGAGGATACTCATCGTGGACTGG GACGTGCACCACGGTAACGGCACGCAGCAGATATTCTACGAGGACCCGCACGTGCTGTATATCAGCCTGCATCGCCACGACGACGGCAACTTCTTCCCGGGCACGGGCTCCGCCAGCGAGTGCGGCGCGGGCGCCGGGCTCGGCTACACCGTCAACATCGCCTGGCCCGGACACCCGCCGCTGGCCGACGCCGAGTACCTCGCCGCCTTCCGCTCCATCGTCATGCCCATCGCCAAG GAGTACGACCCGGAAATCGTTCTGGTGTCGTGCGGGTTCGACGCCGCCGGCGGACACCCCGCGCCCATGGGCGGCTACAACGTGTCCGCCGCCTGCTTCGCGCACATGACGCGCGACCTGATGAGCCTCGCCAACGGAAAG GTGGTGCTGTCGCTGGAGGGCGGCTACGACCTGGCGGCCATGTGCGACTGCGCGCAGGAGTGCGTGCGCGCGCTGCTGGGCGACCGGCTGGCCGCGCCGCCGCTGAGCGAGCTGGCGCGCACGCCGGCGCCGCACGCGCAGCGCGCGCTGcgggccgccgccgccgcgcagGCGCCGCACTGGCCGCAGGTCAAGCGCTACGGCGCGCTGGCCGGCGCGTCGGCGCTggaggcgggcgcggcgcgcgcgggcCGCCTGCAGAGCGAGCGCGACGCCGCCGACACCGCGGCCGCCATGGCCACGCTGTCCGTGCACCCGCCGCTGCCGCCGCAGACGCGGCCGCTGGCGCTCAG CCGCTCGGGCAGCTCGCGCTCGGTGTCGGAGGAGCCGATGGAGCAGGACGAGGGCAAGTGA